The Diospyros lotus cultivar Yz01 chromosome 11, ASM1463336v1, whole genome shotgun sequence region GTGGGGAGATGAATTtatctgagagagagagagagagagagaagcatcTTGTCCAAATGCCAAAAGGCTCACAGAGTCACTGCAACTTCCACTTACATGAAAAACTGCAAGGGCAAAGAGTCATTAGTTTGCCTTAAAGGACACTTCCACAAGCATTTACTTTCAGTGTTCTACCTTGATACTTCTGAATAAATTCATCATGGTGCTAAAATCTACACAAAATGGAATTTCAAAAGTGACGCATCAAGAAAACAAGGTATTTGAGAAAAGCTATTAATAAGCAAAAGATCTTACTTGATTATGGCTCGTCTTGAATTCAGAAAATGTTCCTAACCTACTATTCCTACAACATCATTGGAGGATATATCCACTTCATGTACAATCCACTACAGAAGTTTTAGACGCAGCACCATATCCTCTATCCACATTTTCTACCAATAATGCCCTGTGATATTGTCTTAACAATATCCGCTATCAATAGTGTTGTTAGGAATTCCCAGCGTATCTGCACAATACTCTCACAGAAATAAGTACATCCCTTCTTCATGTCCCTCACAGATTCAAATGAGACATTGGTGCCACGCACACTTTTGCCTATCAGTGACCAGGCTCCAGATTCATGATGTGATCAAGCACTGGAGCTCTATAACCTGTGAAATCCTCATCTAGCTTTTTTTTCTGCTCAAATAGTGTGATTGGAGTGATGAAACAGAAATATCTACCATATGACTTCTCTGTTGGATACGTTGAATGAGGTAAGAGATGTATAAATACACAAGCCTACATGCCCACTTCCCTGCAACAAGTCATTCAAATTATTTGGCACACAAAAGCAGTTTTGCATCAGTACAGATACAAACAGGCTGTGCTTGGTCTTCAAATGTAAACCAAGCATCACAAAAGTGCAAGGCAATAATTCATGGAAAttcaataaacaaaaataaagatcCGATGGGAGTGGCATCTGAGACTTGAATTAAAAAGTGCCTTTCAATCACTGTCAGTCCACAGGAGTTAGCCAATTATCGTGAACTATTATGGCAATAAGAAACAGTTCAGAGAGGTTGAATTTTAAAACTCCATCTCGTCCAACCAAGTTTCGCCCTTCCAAATAATAAATTGTTGGACCAAATATGAACATCATGTCAGGACCCTACGGTGGTTAAGGAAGTTAGTTGTAACAAGTAGAGGGTAGTGTAACTAGACGCTGTTGGCAGTAGTTGATACGGTTGAAGGTGGTTGTAACAATTGAACCGCCTATGAGGATAGGCCTATATAAGGGCCTTTCCCTCTCAATAAAGGGGGCATCGATGAATTCGTAATAAAATTCTCAATTCATTCTATCTCTCAGTTCTCTCCCAAATCTCTCTGTTCACTCTTCTCTCCATTATCTTTCCTCTAAttttctatctctctttctgttctctccctctcgttctttctttctttcctaaAACCAAACTCTAATTCTCCTCATCAATCAGAATTCCCTTGTCAGGATCGAGACCCTGACACATCACCATAATTCTTATCTATCGTCCAAAATTTATTTCATCCctgtcaaaatcaaaacaacagACTGCTCTATTAGGTTGTCAATGACACAACCAAATCACAAAAGATGCACAACTTCATCAAGTCATCCAACTACATACCACATTATTTTCTATCAATCTTCAAACAGTTCTGGAGACATAAAATATTGAATCAAATATGTAGTAaatcaaagataatgctatAGAGTACAGAACCATCAGAAGCTAAGATCAAATCAAACATAAAACGGCTTGAGGATGCTGGCGGAATCCCATTGGCACTGTTGTTGGTGTTAAAGAAGCAATAAATCCCCCAATATTGAATATAGGGATGCTAAGCTTTTCATAAAGAGCCATCTTATTCCTTGCAAATGTTCTTGTTGGCTCACCCTTCCCTGTATCATTATCATGAAGCCTGGGGAACAGTTCCGTGATTTTCTCATCATATTTTCTGCTCTTTATCTTCATTATCCACTCTCCTTTATATCTACATCAACACAAAGGGCAACCGCCAGACAGTATAAACCAAAAGGAGCTTAAAAGGAAAGTGCCTTTACACCTCCCAAGAGCCCGCAAAGCAGAAGTACAGAGGATGTCTCTAAGAAGAATTAcccagggaagaagaagaggaatagCAATTAAAAGccaggagaaagaaagaggggggggggggggaatggtTTTGCAGAAAGGAATGAGTTTTCACTTTGAAGACCAGCCACAACGTTGTTGTAATGAAGAGAGATGGCTTGTAACATATCACCATATCTGCTATGATTTAAAGTCTGTCTTgttcttatttaaattcatcCATTTGCAATCTGTTATACATTCTGATCATTGATCATTGAAATGTCCAATCATTCCATTTTGTTGAATGATCGACTTGCTGCTAATAACTAACATTCTGCATTTCAATTTATAACATGCAAGCACAAGatgcaacataaaaattaatatgattctGCATATATTAGGAAGCACAATGCAGATTCTTAATATTATTCTCTTTGTGTTTTctgcataaaatattattcaaatataGACACAACTGATTTTATAGCACTTAAAACTTACGTGGTTGTCCCTCCCCTTTTctcccaaaaaaaaacaaaacaaaaaagtaatAGATATAGCTACATATTTAATTCTGAAACTTGACTTAGCAATTGTAGTAATCTCAAATTAGGCATATCTAACCTATTATTGAGCACTATGTACATTTTTAGTGGAAGTGGTTTTAAATTAccaatttttactttcaattaaataaattaccttgaaatttttatttctcaaaaaagCATTGAAGTTGGAtatcaaaagttaaaatttggaAAAACAATCCTactttagttttaaatttttcaaagaatatGTCTAGCAATAATATGATTAACTTTTCAGCTCTTCTACAGCTCATTCTAAACTCTTCtgaccaaagaaaaaaaataaacaactcAAGAAGACATGCAAAGGctgaatttccaaaataaacagGTGCAAATGCATTTCTTGTCATAGCAGACATCTAAATCACCAAGTACTTGGCAGAAAAACTCACTCTGTTACCAAGAATAccttcaaaacattcagaacTAGACCAAATGCCAAAGAAGTTGCAACTTTTACCGAACAGAGATGAAAGTCAATAAATGGCAAGTTGCAGTTGTCACTTGGACTTGGACCTAACAGAACTAAAAAAGATCATCTTCCTGCCTCACAAAGACCATGGCTGGTCAAAGAGGACATAATCCATATGCTAAACTTGGCCTTCAAGAATCAAATGGACTTTCATAAGAGACTTCTGCTAGAGGTGATAAGCGCCTAAATTGTGTCACCTCCTTCAAGAATCTATATCTTTCCAGATCCATCAATGAACTTGGCTCAATAACCATTTTCTCCAGGGCAGGTGATGTGGCTAATAGAACCTTAATAAACTCCAATTCAAACCCTGTGCTGGATGCCGGTTGCAATTCCACTTCCCGAAGCCGATTTAAAGAGATGTCCCACCATCCTTGCTCTTCTAAAAGTTTTAGAACAGGTTCATCAACTTCAACTTCATCAGTACATGCCTGCAAAGAAGGAATCATACTCTCAACCTCAAGACTAAAAAGGTCAATTATAAGGACAAGAAACATAACTTTGTCATTATTTACCCAAATTGCAATTTTTTCCAAGTTTGGGGAGCTTCTAATTAAGCAAAGAATACTTGAGACCACATTGGCGTCCTCCATACACATAGTATACAACTTGAGAATCTTAAGATGGCTCAACTTAGTTGGAAGCTTTTTTGGTACGCCACCTACAGGAGACAACTAacagcaagaaaagaaaacaaataaagaaaaatggcatCCTCACTTTGGCCCCAAACAAGAAATTAATTGAATGAATCACATGGTTAAAATAAACGTAGTTTACCTTGTAACAACAACAATTCAACTGCAAAAATTCAATGACAGGTAGACCAGCAAAAAGTGTGACCCACTTGGATATTTCTTCCCCATTCATGAGATCGTACAAATTAATTGAAACTCTAGCAAGGTTAGGGGtatttttgaaacatatagAACTGAAACCGCCTTCAAAATATAAGCACTTAAGATTAGGGGCAATAATTTCAAGGTAAGCACAGCTGGTGCAAATTACAAGATTCAGCTCTTCAAGTAGTGGACAAGTGGAAATCAAACTAGAGAAAACCTCAGAAGTAATGGAAACATACTCAAGCTCAAGAATAAGGAGCTTGCTAAATCCTTTAAATGTAGGAGGGGGATTGAACAAGCAATCATGTAGCTTCAAATGTTTAAGCTGTAggtatgaaaaaattgaggacGGCAATTTATAAGGTCCACCTCTCCAAATATTCAAGATCAATTCTTGGATACCATTGTTTGATATAGAAAGTAGCAACTGATCAATCTCAGCACAACTTTCCAACTTAGATAAGGATAATTTGAACTTGAGTATTGGTCCTTGGTGAAGTAATAGAACTTGATAAATAGTCATCATAAGCTTATCTTTTGGAGTTCTCCTCGATTCTCTGCAGAATGCGTCATCAAATACAAGATGGGGAAGTGTAACCCAGGCATATCTCCATTTCCTTGACAAAATACTTGTCCTCACCGCATCGTGTATTGGCATGCACGTTAGAATTTTTTCTATCACGTTGCCAGGAAGGCAACTAATCATGTCTGAAGTTGAGCCTTGTATTTTCTTCACACAACCTTTCTGCATGTTACTAGCTACTCAGATAGTAGTTTTTATTGAATTTCCTGGCACAAAAGTAAACAAACATCAAGAGGTAGCCATTCTAGCATATACTTTTATAAGGTTATTAATAACTCAATTTTGCatttatagaaagaaaaaagagaaacctTGTCGTAGCAAGATCTCTGGATCTTATCTGTTATAGAAATTTGCATTTACCATAGGGTTCAACAGTTTGGTTACTACTTTGTTGTATGGGGCTCACTCTTTCTCCAACCTAATAAAAAACCTTTGGTTACTACTTTGTTGTATGGGGCTAACTCTTTCTCCAACCTAATAAAAAACCTATTTCCCTCCTCCCCTTAAAAAGAAGAGAATTCCAGaaaacacatataaaaagaTACAAAAAGCTATGGTTTTATTGGCCAGAGCTTTAGACCAACATTCTAACTTGAAGCATGAGcaaaatcatttcttttcttttgggaAAAACAAATGCTGCTGTGGAATGAAGACagggactctctctctctctctctctctctcaaaacgaTTTGGAATTTTTATCTCTTTGTCCAGTTTCCTGAAAGGGGTTTGAAAATTGTAACAAGTGATTAGTTCTATGATACAATCATGCCCAAAAACAATCTGCCCGGGAAgacatgaacagtaatataataaatatcagTAGGTGGAACAGATTTCCTAAGAAATCGATAACAACACTCCGGAGTGGGAGGATGTCACGACCCTAAAATGGGAGTTCATGACCGACGTTGACCCCCATCAAAGGAAGACCCTGACTATTGATATCAACGAGCCTCTTATGCCTGTTACTAATTCCATGCAATATCTATGCTTTGAATCGTTCATGAAAAGTCTGTACTTCACCTCGGGGACCTTCTTCAAGCAAATCGGAACCCTAATCTCGCTGAAAACGGAGAAAAAAACCCTCGCTGGAGTTGTCCCTTTTTTTCTCTGTTCACTGCGTCCCAGTTGCTACCGCCGGCCACAGCCCCTTGTCCGGCGAACCGCCTCCTCCGGCAAGCTCCTCTGGACACCTGCGAGCATCCGGgctcctttctttccttccttctttcttcttccccctGTTTCTGGTATCTTCTTCGGTTTCCGGCGCATTCCATTACGTGCGTGCCTTCGGcataattatctttaattacacatttgcccaatattttctctttattcCACTTAACTTTAAATATGCTCACATGGACCCCTTTCAAATTTTCCCCAATTTTAACTTGAGCACCTTGTTTTTTCCAGTGATTACATAGGACGTATAGAACAATAATTCACGAGGCCTTACggaatttttctctctttattcatttttttgaaaattgacaaGAAAGTAAGTTATATGaacaaataacacaatcaaCATCAAGCATTAGCGACAACTAACATAATTGAAATagattttataagaaattataaaatattggcTACAAAATTTCACAAGCCTTGAATATTAGAACtcacaaagagaaaaaataatatttaagattaaaattcacttaaaagataattttattcGTAAAAATTTTAGTTGTGACAATAAAACCCGAATACCTAACATATGTACAGTTGTATCGTCAAATGAGAAATTTGAAGATtcaaaagtttattttaattttcttaacaaaattaagaaatttagaatacagatctaaaaaataattgtaaaataaGCTGAATAAGTATTATATGAACAAAAAGAATTGATTCATCAAGTGAGAATAGTGTAAACTCTTATATGTCATAAAACATTTAACATTATTACAAGACAAACAATGATTTATCTCTAATTGGTTTAAGTTACAAGATTTATGCAATAATTTATCAACTATGAGAAGAACAATGGTGGCATCAAAACATTTCCTTTTACTTGTTCAAGTTGatataatagatatttaaaaCTATGTTCAGTTTTTGTTGTGATGTTGATGAATATCCACCAatcaacaagatttttttactaaaaataaatataaaattaatataacaaaGGCAAATAAACATGGGACAATATGGAcagatacaaatatataaaaatgttctCTTACTCGCGTCTAATTTGCCAAACCCGATGCAAGCATCATACGCcctttctttgattttgtttgcGTTGTGCAAACGTTATATTATTCAACGCAAACAACATAACAATTTCATACATATATGATTGTATTATTTGTATTATcagtaaaataaaaactttaacgGTAATACTAAAATAACAATACccaataatacaaaaaataataaatgaaacgCCAAGGTGCAGCTTCTATTTAAGGTAATAAcaaacaaataacaaatatcCTAAGCCTGAACATAATAGCTTCCTAATGTATTATCCTTATTAATATCTAAATAGTTCACACTTATCGGTTCAGTTGCAAAAACCCAACAACAAGTAAAGCAACAAAATGTGTGAAAACCTAACAAGAACTAAAGCAACAAAATGTGTGAGCCAATTAGATATTCTTTACCCATTCATGGAATTGTAAATTCAATTGAAACTCTAGCAAGATTAGAGATATGTTTGAAACACATAGAACTAAAATGACATTGATTAAGTTTTAgcttttaaatataattgaatatctAAGTAAGATTTACTTAATATCTAACTTAAGCGGtcttgattatttttgaaacataagATTAGGAGCATTGTTTCAAGCTAGCTAAAGTCACTGGAATTTACAAGTTTCAACTTTTCAAGTAATAGGCAACTTGAgatcaatttagaaaaaaactcaaaagtaaataaaactACCTAATACTAATACAATAGATAGTGCTGGGGTTTaagatttagaatttaattatataattctatatttttttgcCATTGTCACTATCCTTGGCCTCTATCTATTTGTTTTTTCCGATCAGTAGTTGAACCATCAACACCGTTATATTTCTCTGTCTTTATTTGTCTGACCACCACAACCAACTTCGACCATCTCAATCATCACTATCTCACTATTTTTTTAGTTACTGGTAAGTTTTTGATGACCCCTCACTTTTAATTTACACACGTACAGACACACACACGCaaaggatttttcaaaaattaaaacttagatctattaatatttaatttttagatatttctAATTTGTAGGTATATGAGTCACAAGATAAAAATGAGTCAAACGATCAATTTTGATCACTTAAATCTTACATGGATGATTACCAGTGATGTCTTTCCAAAAGTGGgatttttgacaaaaattaattttagatataataAAATCTAGTCGTTAGGTCGATTTGATTTGTAGATATGTGAATCATCATTGTCGAGAGAGTTCGATGACTAGcttcaatcatcaaaatcatcgACATGGGCGATGATAAcaatatgttcaaaatttaatttttagatatatgcAAATTGAATTATAAggttactttaattttttaatatgttgaTCACCTAGGGGAATCTAGTGAGTGGTTTTGATCTCCAAATCACCAATCAATCAGCGTCTATTGTCAACGAACAAATGCTGGTTCATTTTTTCTAAAGGATTGTTCACTTACAAAAATTTACtctagttttttttaaaaaaaaaatccacaataatagaaaattaaaaactgatgCCACCAAATGGATTTTTAAAATTGaccatattttttaaagtttttccTTGAGAAAACACGATTTTTCCTTAGATCATCTCGAGAACGAACTTGGTTTTATAAAATCTCCATAATTTTATTCATGCATTCTTCTTGTAGTATTCTTCCTCAGTTCCATCCTGGTCATATTATTCATGTCCATCGTTACCTAGTAATGAGTCGTCAATCGTTGTTTATATCTTTACCATTATTGTGCATCATCGACTACCATCATTATCTCATAttctttcattgacattttattttcaaaatcacaTATATGTCATTGTCATTATTGCAAATCATTCGCCATGAGTTGTTGATTGTCACCAGTTGTCGCAAACCCTTCAACTTTTTCCAATGACTGTTTCTATTCATTTAGCTTTGCAGACTTATTGTAGTTGATTGTTGCAAATCTATCATCAATCCGTTGTTGGCCATCATGAGTTGTGGATCTATCGTCGACCATATGTTATTATAAGTCGCAAATCTACCACTGtcacatattttatatttgtttctaattttttgtaaacaaatatgaaaagtgaaaaacataaaatatccATATCCCTGAGATTTTTGGGTAGGGCAGTGGaagattatataaaatatatattgagcTATAAGATTATAGAAATGATGATTTGATCATTTCGTGATAAAATTTCAGAATGGCCcttaagttttgaaaattatgaatttgtcCCTGGGTTCTAAAGATTACAAAAAGATACCATGCAGtctctaaaattataaaaatggcCTATGgagtttttaaaattcaataaaatgaCCATAAGTTTCTAAACTTTAAATTGGTccataaacataaatttattgatttaaaaaatccAAACTTACCAATGTTGTTGTTTTTGGGTTTATTTCGACTATTTATGTGTTAATATGTAGTTtcattgtatatatgtgtaggATTTTTGGACTTAGCtcaatatgaatataaccacattcgtattttttaatttcaaaacaagTAAATAGACTATTAACTGTTTATTGCATTTTATATTACAAAATTGTATCTAATATCATGATTATTCAATAGCATGATTAATTAACTAcaaaattttattgttttaaaattcatgaaatgttttcattgtattgaaataaatttgttgtattttatttgaatgttcatgataaatgtatttatattatttattctagAATATAACACCAGCTATTATCATGACATAGTGGGACTAGGTTAAATAGAATACTGGCATCCACGATAGAGTTAATACAAGGATATCGTGGATCTTGGCATGTCATGACTATCTATTATTTGTTTATGTTTGTAGGGTTATGCTCAATTTTTCCAAAAGTTTGAGTGTTAAATGTCATCACATATTATACACAGTATAAAGAACATTTAGTTGTGTTAAGTTATCCCACACTTTGTTACGTTGTATATCCTTACTAGAGTAATAGttatatctaatttaattaatgtataaCTAATTTTTTGCTACTTCAAAATAGGGTTTGGTGGAAAATGACAATAAAATAAACTCAGATGATGTTGGAAGGTTAACATACCACTAATTGTGTATTCTTCAATGAGTCTTGATTTTTtcaatctatgttaaagatataGTATTTATGTTTACTTAAAATGTACTGTGGCAATATTTACATTTTCCTTATAATATGTTGTTAGCATTATTTCGTAATAGGCATGGCATACCTTGTACTCAAAGTTCACAATACTCAACCCTTAACATTTTTTAGAAAGTTTGTTATCCATATAGGTTAGTCACTTAGTAAGGATCTCTAGATACTTTCAGTTTACTATTTGATAAGCATGCTCATTAGTAGCTTTGTTACATtataaatacttttttattGACGAATTTTCCATCTCATTTTTTACGTAATcaaaatatattgtattataaataAGGTCGGAAATCTATCCaccaataaaaaaatcataatacaaTAAATGTAATGGGATATCGTTAACAATAAAGACTCAATAAATCAATGACCAACTATACCTTTTGATTGATGGAATTTTCACTTCATATTTTACATACTTTATATTGCAAGATAGATTTTTTTATCGTATTTGTTGTAAtttataactatattttattGATCATAGATTCCTTagtaaatggatttttttttcaatttttatatctttggcttattaattttgaaataagacccatatcatttttcaatttagtaAATGGATTTATGAAAAACTAGATCCTAATATCAAATTATAAAACAACTTAGAATTTATGCAAACAAGTTAAGGGTAAAGTAGCCTATCATTGTTTAAAAAACAAGAAAGCTGAGTTATCTCATAACAATAATATAACTTGATAAATAACTATCTTAATCTATTTCATTGaaatctcttttattttctatatataatacATCCTATAATTGATATGCgtattaaaatttattcaatcacattACTCGATTATTGATTATGTCCGGAGCCAAACTTTGCATTTGTATGTTAATAGTTATCATAACACATGCATCACATTTGTTGTGTATTGATTTTGACTGAACTGACACAAAAGTGTAAAAAAcatcaataaatttatcattttgaaattatttttcattataatatttttgtttacccaaatataaatttataaaataataaaatatatatcaaacaaaataaaaaatagaaactatCAACAAGATCCTTAAAATTTATCTACTATTATCTCGTTATCATCAATTCAAGGATAAAATAAAAGACTTATAGCGCTTTCTATTATTGGAACAggcatacacacacataaacTCACTAATGAGAAGAGAATTTATTAGTAACTCCCTCCAATACCCATACTAagttgattttaaaatttatattaatttacacatgttagtttttgttaataagacttaacaaaaaaaaaatcaacgaaattataatcaaaatcaaagttaAGTTAAAATATAGTGCATTGAccaatttatttcaaaatgtaAAGTTTAAGAACTAGTAATATAATTTATCCGgcatattcaaattaaaatattttttcaagttCTACCAAGTGCATAATGcttgaattttattatattttttaaacaaatatatatatatatataaactgtgaATTTATGGTATTGTTAGGAAATATTTCTTTATACTTTactctaaaattttattatataaaaaattaaatttattatatacatatccaaaaatataagatatattgttatataaaatataataatataaa contains the following coding sequences:
- the LOC127812619 gene encoding F-box/FBD/LRR-repeat protein At1g13570-like, with the protein product MQKGCVKKIQGSTSDMISCLPGNVIEKILTCMPIHDAVRTSILSRKWRYAWVTLPHLVFDDAFCRESRRTPKDKLMMTIYQVLLLHQGPILKFKLSLSKLESCAEIDQLLLSISNNGIQELILNIWRGGPYKLPSSIFSYLQLKHLKLHDCLFNPPPTFKGFSKLLILELEYVSITSEVFSSLISTCPLLEELNLVICTSCAYLEIIAPNLKCLYFEGGFSSICFKNTPNLARVSINLYDLMNGEEISKWVTLFAGLPVIEFLQLNCCCYKLSPVGGVPKKLPTKLSHLKILKLYTMCMEDANVVSSILCLIRSSPNLEKIAIWACTDEVEVDEPVLKLLEEQGWWDISLNRLREVELQPASSTGFELEFIKVLLATSPALEKMVIEPSSLMDLERYRFLKEVTQFRRLSPLAEVSYESPFDS